Proteins encoded by one window of Nodosilinea sp. PGN35:
- a CDS encoding DUF6760 family protein, with amino-acid sequence HFHWGHADLMALEHGDRQRWVAEVAEINQQINRQSGEPGREKFEF; translated from the coding sequence ACCACTTTCACTGGGGCCACGCCGATCTGATGGCGTTGGAGCACGGCGATCGCCAGCGGTGGGTGGCCGAGGTGGCTGAGATCAATCAGCAGATCAATCGGCAGAGCGGCGAGCCGGGGCGGGAAAAGTTTGAGTTTTGA